TACAAAGCCACTGGGGCCCCAACCCCAATTACTACCTGTTCAGGCAGGAGGCCCCGTCATAGCCGCCAGCCGAGTACAGGAGTCCGTGCAAGGCAGCCACACCCAGGCAGCTTCGCCTCGTGCCCATGGACACCTCCGGCTGCCACGTGTTAGTCACGGGATCGTAGGACTCCACGGTAGCCAGGTCTGAGGTCCCGTCATAGCTAGCAGAATTAACCCACTGCAGGTCAAGACTGGCCTGGCGGGCATGCGCCAGACCCGACCCCAGTCCAGCCTCCAGGCTTACCCACCCACGGCATACAGCCGGTCCCCATGGGGCACACACCAGACCTGACCCAAGTCCAGCCTCCGGGCTTACCCGCCCACAGCATACAGCCGGTTCCCCACCGCAGCCACTCCCACCCGGGCCCGGCGCGTGGACATGGAGGCCACCACGTGCCAGCGGTCGGTGCGCGTGTCATAGGCCTCACAGTCTCCGTGGATGGCAAACAGGCTCCCACCGCCTGGGGAGGGCAGGTGGAGACGGGACTCGTGAGTGGATCCCACTGCTGGGCCACACCCCGGGCTCCTGGAGAGGCCCCTGGATGGAGGGGCGGAGGGGCAGGTCAGGACCTGACCGGCACAGGTGGGGTGGGTTTGTGCTGGTGGGGGGCAGAAGGCACAGGGCAGGAAGGAAAGGGGCGGGGAGCCATACCCACAGCAAAAAGCACAGGCCCGGCCCCCTCACAGCGCCGGGGCCGCGTGCGGCTGGTGCCCAGGACACCCCTCTGCTCGGGCAGCAGGTGGAATTTCAGGGCCTCGATGAGAAGATCCTTGCAGTCAGGGTGGTGCCTCACCAGGCTCTCGGCATCCACGTGGCCCAGCAGGAAGTCGCGGCTCAGTAGAGGCAGCCGCACACACTTCATGAGCTGAGGCGCAGGGAACACTACGCTCAGGCGGGACCCTCGGGCACACTGGGCCCCAGGGCTGAGACAACCCCCCAGACGCCTGTACCACCTGTGTGACGGGTTTTTCTTCAGACAGGGTGGGTACCATCCCCACGGAATCCCTGAACTCAGGAAAGATCAGGGCGCACCAGGCCCTCAGCCACCTGCATGCCCTCCTGGATGCTATGGGAGCCCCCGGGGCCGGGCCTCACCCGTGGGACATGCTGCCTGCGGGTGTCCACGTCATGTTTCACCCAGCTCAGGACTGCTCGGTAGACCTCCTCCTCCGAAGGCACGTTTAGGCTGTCACTAGAGACCAGTTCCAGCACCTGGGGGTGGAGGTCCTCAGACCTGAGATCTGGGGAGGGTCCTGTGGGCCCAGGGAGCCCCGAAGATGCCTAGGAggagggttgggggtgggggctgagtGTTCATACTGGGAGGGGCTGAGCAGAGTCAGGAGCCACAGACCAGGCTCCTGGGGGGCCTCCATCCAGGAGGGTCTTGGGGATGCACAGCAGGCACTAAGGATTGTGAGCAGGGCTGCATCAGGACAAAATGGGGTCGGGAGTCAAAAGCAAAAACGGGTGGGGTGGAGGGCGCCGGCTGGGCCCACCAGCTGTTACCTGTTTCAGGGGCAGCAGCATAAACTCTTCGGTCTTGGCCACGTCCACGAAGTGCTGCAGCACGTACCTGTGGGCGGCCTTGAGCAGGTCGCTGCAGGAGTGCGCATCGGCAAAGCTCCGGATGCCCAGGCAGTTGGAGGGGTCGAGCTGACTCAGCAGGAACTTGCAGCAGGCGTCTCGGACGCCATTCAGCTGCAGGAGGCTGGCGGCTGGGAGCAGAGTCTACGGGGCACCGAGATGCGGGTGAGGGAGGCACAAGGTGGAGGGCAGCGGGATCTGGCTGAGAGGACTTCACCGGGCCCCAGGGGAGGCAGCCTCACCTGCACGTTGCCCTCGCCCACCACGATCTCAGCCGTGTACGCAAACTGCACCAGCTGGTCCAAGGCCTGAGGGTCGATGTCGTGCAGCGTCACGTGGGTCTGGCGGCTCTCGCTCATCTCATCTGTGGGGACAGCGTGTCAGAGGGGCTGACCCCAGGGACCCACGGAGTCCCCAGCGCCGCGCAGGCGGGTACTTGCTTGTGAACATGGCGTGGAAGTACGGGCTGCAGGAGGCCAACACCACTTTGTGTGCACGGATCTCCTTGGCGGCCACGTGCAGGACGATGTCGCACAGGAGGCCGCGCTGGCGCATGCGGCTCATGGCCACGAAGGCGTCGTGGTAGTGCCGCTTGGAGTTGTGGGCCACGCTGTGGCCCTCGCGGCTCAGCAGCTGCACGGCTCCCTCCATGGGGGCTGCGGGCCGAGCCTGCCGGGGCCGCGTGCGCTCTGCCTCGGGGCTGCAGGGGGCGGGCGGGTCAGGCTTCGCCCGGCTGGCGCTGCCCGCCCGCCCTGGTTGCCCTGGAGACTCTGGGCCGTGCCCGGGCAGCCCGCGGGGACCCAGCCCCTGGTGCGACGGGGGCGCCGGCAGCCCTCGCCTGATCTCCGCCAAGGACCCCCGCCCCGCGCGCGCCGTGTCCAGGCCTGCGCTGCGCCCCTGCTCCCCCGGGCGTCGTCAGAGCCCCGCGCCTGGCCCCGCTCCCCGGCGCCCCCACGAGCTCAGCTCCTCCGCGTTCCCAGCCGCCCTCTCGGGCCCGCAGCGGGAGCGGCGACCTGGGAGCGCGGGGCGCCGGTGGGGACGCTACTCCGGGCCGACCCCGCTCCGCACCCAGGTCCCGACCTCCCCGGGCCCTCGGGAGCGGCCCCCGCCCCTTCTGCGAACGGACGCGAGGGCGGGGGCCGGGCAGGTCCCGAGGCCGCCCCCCGCGCCCCGACCCCCGCCCACTCACGCCGGCGGctgcggcggtggcggcggcggcggcgcctcgGGCCCAGGCCCCGGGCTGCCGTGCTCCGGGCTCTGCGTCCTGCCGGCCGGGCGCTCGCTGCGGGGCTGCATTCGGCTGCCGGACCCGCCGCCGATTCGCGGAGGACGCGCGGGCGAACCGACGCAGAGACTGCCGGAGGGCTGCTCGGCGGTGGCGGCCCGCTCGCGTCGCTCAGTCCCGCCGCTCCCGCCCGCAGCCGCTGTTTCTCGGCGCCGCCCGCCTCGCCTGCCGAGAGGCTTCGGGGACTAGATGTTGGACGCGGATCCTTCCAGCGCCGCGCCCCGGGTTCGCCGCCTCCTCCGAGAAGCCCcctaaaggccccaccctcatcctcctccaagaagcccccCAGGCCCCGCCATCCTCCTCCTCCGGGAAGTCCCCCAGGGCCCGCCATCCTCCTCCTCCGGGAAGCCCCCCAGGCCTCGCCCTCCTGCTCCTCCGGGAAGCTCCCCAGTCcccaccattctcctccctcggGAAGCCCCCCCCAGGCCTTGCCCTCCTCCTTCTCCGGGAAGCCCCCCaggcctccccctcctcctcctccgagAAGCCTCCCAGGCCTCACTCTCCTCTGGGAAGCCCCCACAAGCCtcgccctcctcctcccccaggaagccATCCCCGCCCCCTTGACCCCCTAACTTGCTCTCCTCCGGGGAGCCCCGCGGCCCCGCAGCACCAAGAGGCCAAATGGGACCCCGAGGCCACTCCGCCCGCGTCCCTCACTCGCCCTTTCAGCGCCAGGGCTGGCGGAGCCGCGCCTGCGCCCCAGGGCGCCCCTGTCGTGGGGTCTGGCTGTCCGGGCCCGCGGGCCCCGGTGTCAGGCTGGTAGCAGGGAGGAAGGCGCCGGTCTCCCCACCGCCTTCACCCCGTGCGGCGTCCCCGGGAAGGGCCGCAGAAGAGCCACCGTCGGCGTCCAGAGGGCCGTGGACGGGGAGCGCCCTGCACGGTGTTCGTGGCGCTGGCCCGATCTCCGCGGATCGGGCAAAGCCAGCCTGGCCCTCGGGTCGCCCGTCTTTTGTCGAGTTGGCGACAGCGGTTCCCACCGCCCCTCGCGTTTCCTACTGGACCCTCGACTTTTTATTGTTGATTCGTGGGAGCTCTTTGCATAGGGGCGCCGCCGTCGCAGTCTGGCGTCCTCGCAGGCGCGTGCCCTCGGAGCGCCGGGTGGGCTGCGGGCGCGACGGGGCACCTGGTCTCTCTTTCCCGGGGCGGACACCGGCGTCGCCGCGTCCTGCTGAGCCGGGCGCCGAGCGGGAGGCGCATCGGGGCTCCACCTGGGCTGCCCGCACCGTGCACGCGAACGCGCCCTCCCGCCCGGAGACAGCAGGCGCAGCGGTCGGAGAACCGTAGAACCACTCGGCTGGGCGTGGCACGGCGGGGCGGGGAACGGGGCGGGGCCTGGGCGGCGGAAGTGCGCCGCAGCGCGGCATTCTGGGGCCGGAAGTAGGGCGCACGCTGTGGACTGGTGTCATGGCAGCTCCCCGGAGCCGCAAGAGGTAAGCAGCGGGTCCGAGGGCCGCCTCTGCCTCTCGGTGGGTGTTTGTATCCAAGGGGCTTTTCTTGCTCCTCTCAGCGGGGCTGGGGCGAGCTGCTCCTGCGGGCAGCTGTGACTCCTGCGTGACCCGCAGGCGCCTGGCGGAGCTGACGGTGGACGAGTTCCTAGCTTCGGGCTTTGACTCCGAGTCCGAATCCGAGTCCGAAAACTCCCCAGAAGCGGACACGCGGGAGACACGCGAGGCTGCCCGGAGTCCGGATGAGCCGGGCGGGAGTCCCTCGGCCAGGTGAGTGGGGACGGGGGTGAGCAGAACCTCCTTGCTCGTCCTGGCCCACCCCGCCGCAAGTTTGCTGACCTCGCCTGGGGTCTCAGGGTCAAGGCCTAAGGACCTCCGACCTCTACCCCCAGCGCCTTCAGCTTAGCTTACTGTTTCATCCGTTGTTTGCTGAGCTCCTGCTCCGTGGCAAACCCTGTCCTATGTACGTCCTACGAGCGTATGTTGGGGGTTCTGCAAACGTCTCTTCGCGATCTGGGAGAGCTCGCACGGTCTTGGGTAAAATCACCGCCTGCAGTTCAGTGGAACAGATAAGTGCTGGGGAGGGAAAGCAGAGACAGGCTGGAGAGAGAATTGCCAGGGGAGCCGAGTTGCTCTGTTAGAAGGAGCGGAGgccgggctctgtggctcacacctgtaatgccagcactttgggaggcccaggcgggcagatcacctgaggtcaggaattcgagaccagcctgaccgacatggagaaatcttgtctctactaagaatacaaacattagccgggcgtggtgggtgcctgtaatcccaattactcggcaggctgaggcaggagaatcgcttgaattcaggaggtggaggttgcagtaagccgagatggcaccattgcattccagcctgggcaacagagtgagactccatctcaaaaagaaaaaagaaagaaacccaaaaatacaaaaattagttgggcatggtgacatgcacctgtagtgttagctacttgggaggctgaggcaggagaatcgcttgaacctcggaggcggaggttgcggtgagtggagattgcaccactgcactccagcctgggcgacagtgagattccatctcagaaaaaataaaaagaaaagaaaagcggAGGTGACTGAGAAGATGATGTCTGAATAAAGACCTCAAGCGAGGAGGCCACGCAGGCAGTAGGGGGAGCGTGTCTTGGATTTCAGGTAGCAGAAACAGTAAAGGCCGTGCAGTGAGAGCATTTGGGGAGGATGCAGAGGTAAACGTGGTGGCTGTGGCAGGAGTGAGCTGGTGAGTAGGGGCAGATGAGCCCGGAAGGGTGAAGAGCCAGGGGCCATAGACTGTCCTAAGGTTACCTTGTAAAACGGGAAGTTATTTCTGGGTTTGAGCGGTGGAGTGCCTTGTAGGTGGCAAGGGTGGAAACGGAGAGACTTTTATGTTAACTGAGAGTTGAACTCTGGTGGTTTGAGAGGAGGTGTGAATGGTTTTGAAGGTGTTGCTAATGAGATCTGATGACAAGTTGCGTGCTGGGTATTAGAGACAGAGGTTTGAGACAGAGGTTTGCCTTTAGTCTGAGTCCCTGGAAGGATGAAGCTACCAACAGCCAGAGTAGAGCATGGCACAGGTGCAACAAGTCTAGGGAAGACCGTGGCTGGGGGTCCTGTGTATTGGGTTTGAGCGTATGTTGTAGAGGCTGTTGGGCAGGAGAGATGGGTCTGCCAAAAACATACCTCctggcaatcctcctgccttgcttGTTGGTGACTCTCGTGAATGGAGCAGACTAACCCTGTAGGCCACTCCCCACCCCCTCTACTTCCACTTTCTACTGGGGTTGCTGACTTGTGCCTTCTCAGCCGGCGTAAAGGCCGTGCCTCTGAGCACAAGGACCAGCTGTCTCGGCTGAAGGACAGAGACCCCGAGTTCTACAAGTTCCTGCAGGAGAATGACCAGAGCCTGCTAAACTTCAGCGACTCAGACagctctgaggaggaggaggagccgtTCCACTCCCTGCCGGATGTGCTGGAGGTGAGGGCATGGGCCGAACCAGAAGGAGGGCACTTGTGGCCTTTACACCCTCCTTCAGCTCAGCCTTTCTGTGCAGGAAGCCAGTGAGGAGGAGGATGGAGCAGAGGAGGGGGAAGATGGGGACAGAGTCCCCAGAGGGCTGAAGGGGAAGAAGAATTGTGTTCCTGTGACCCTCGCCATGGTTGAGAGATGGAAGCAGGCAGCAAAGGTGAGCAGCAGCGAGGGGTGGGCAGCCGGTGCCCTAGGCAGGAATCTGGCCTTGCCTCACTTGGGGTGCCTGAGGCTGTGCTGGTGGGAGGAGCTCTTCTCCACGCAGGGGACACTGGAGTCCTCTTCAGCGCAGGTCACTATGCCTTGATCCTCCTGCTTGCTTGATTGCCCCAGGACTGTGTGTTCACCTTTGGGTAGATTCCAGGGGCTCTGTCGGTGCCTGGCTCCCCAAAATCTGCCCCACTGTGGGTGGGATGGACTGTCTGTGCCTTTGTTGGCTGGGGGAGCTGGGGTCCTTCTGAGCCTCTCTCAGTGGTTTTTCTAGGGACAAGGATAGGGAGAGCTCCAGATACCACCTGGAGGTGGCCATAGTCCAGGATCTGGAACCCCCAGCCCGTTCCCTGGGGCTCCTGAGCCAGactccctccccttcccagagAATTCTAgactttgtttccatttttgttatcCGTATGGAGCTCTGTGGGCCCCCCCCACCTCTGCCCTGTGTCTGAGGGTGAGGGTGCCTTTCTCTGGGGCCGCCGTTTCCACTCTGCCCAGTGCAGTCTTGGCTCCCCTGACGCCCCTGGTACTCTTGCTCCTTAGCAACGCCTCACTCCAAAGCTGTTCCATGAAGTGGTACAGGCGTTCCGAGCAGCTGTGGCCACCACCCAAGGGGACCGGGAAAGTGCTGAGGCCAACAAATTCCAGGTCACGGACAGTGCTGGTGAGCTGGGGGGACCCTGGCATCCAGGCTAGTGAGCTTGAGGGGACCCTGGCATCCAGGCTGGTGAGCTTGAGGGGACCCTGGCATCCAGGCTGTCTGTTGTGTTCTCTATTCCATGAGTACATCCGGGCCTTTTCATTGCAGTGTTTAATGCTCTGGTCACCTTCTGCATCAGAGACCTTATTGGCTGTCTCCAGAAGCTGCTGTTTGGAAAGGTGGCAAAGGACAGCAGCAGGTAAGAGGGGAGGGAGTGAAAGGGGGATTGGGACTACACACAGGAGAAGCCAGAGGCCTTGTGGCCAGGACAGAGAtgtggtgacagagccaggctcttCTCGGGGACCCTGAGAAGGCAACGAGGCATGAGGGACCCTTGGGAGAGGCTGGGCACTTGGGGCCAGTTGGAGTGGCCccaccttctttccttcctggaaAGGAAAGTTCTCTGCTCAGAGTCTCAGGAGGTGTGGATGTGCGGCTGCCTTTGTGCTTAGAATTTCCCAGGTTAGGAGGTTAGGGTGCTTGCTCTCTTCCCCTTCGTACGGCCTTGGAGGTTCTGTCCATGCTCCTTGACCTCTGCACTGTGACTGGCCTGTTTCCTGCAGCTGCGTGTATCTGTAGACAGGAGCCTCATCAATGCTGAGAACCTGAGGGCCTCAACGTCCCCCTTAGAGGAAGGCTGGGCAGAGCAGGCCGTGGAAGGTTTTCGGAGAGAGATGTACAGCCAAGCATTTGGTAGAGCGTGGGTCACATTGGGGTTCCAGGGGCCGTgcagccatgtgaccttgaggCAGTGGAGGCCTAGAGTTGAAACTGCCCCAAGACACcttccagaggaagaaaggagaccCAAGGGAGAGGTGTCGCCATCAGCACCTCGGGGGCAGGAGACAGCGGCTCAGGAGACGGGCActgttgctggtggtggtggtcgGGGCTGGGCGGATCGAGCAGAGCTGTGTCCACATGGAGGCAGTGCTGTCGGAAGGGGACAGGGAAGCTGGCAGATGGGGGTGGAGGACAGGCAGTGATTGGGGGACAGCAAGCAGCCTGAGCCACTAGGTCAGGGACCCCTGTCAAGGCAGCAACTGTGCCAGAGGGAGTCAGGCCGTGGGGGAGCAGCAGCAGGTGCCCAGCAGCCAGTGTCAACACAGGTGTGAGGAGGGTTGAGGACGGGGGGCCCTTTCTGGGGCCCTGCCCTTTGTCCTTCCCGTGCTTCAGCAGATTTTAGTGAGCGCCTACTGCATGGGTTCTggtaaatggttttttttttttttccgcttatgagacagagtcttgctatgttgcccaggctggaatgcagtggtctgaccacagctcactgtgacacctacctcctgggttctcccaccttagcctgcaGGCGTGGATgatgttttgtatatatttatagagacagggtctcactatgttgttcaggccggtctcaaacttctgggcttggAGTTTGATACCCCTGCCTTGGCTTCGTAAACTGCAGTGACTACTGGCACGAGCCTCCACACCTGTcctctgatttccttttctttgtgcaGCAAATGTGGGTGAAAGGAAACCCGCCTGCGGCAGTTGGTGGTGCCTGGCAGACCCCAGAGGCACCGAGTACCAGCTGCTGGGCTTAGGGGCCTCATGTGGTCTCGTGGGGATATGATCAAGGGGACTTAGAAAAGGTTTATGTCTgagagatggagctggaggctgggacTTCTGGGGACTCTTAGGGAGGTGGCCAACCCTGGGCCAGGGCAGACAGGAGTTCAGGGCCACTGAAGGAGGGGCTAGTGCCCTTGAGAGGGTCCTGCTAAGCCCCTGTGTCCGTCCAGCTGTAAGGTCCCTGAGCTTTCTCGAGAggagagatgggagtctcgcagGGTTGTGGAGGCTGCGCCGGCCAGGACACGCGCCAAGACGCTGAGCAGCCTTGCGTCCAAGCCGTGGGGCTTCCCAGACAGGGAGGGGTGGTTTCTCTGCAGGATGCTGCAGCCGTCCAGCAGCCCGCTCTGGGGGAAGCTCCGTGTGGACATCAAGGCGTACCTGGGCTCGGTCATACAGGTGCTGTTCTGGTGGGGAAGGGCACAGGGGCCTGGCTGTATCTGGTGGTCCAGCCCTTTTTTGTATCCCAGAACGTGTGGGTTTGGGGCTTCACTGTCTCCTCCTGCCCCTAGCTGGTGTCCTGTCTGGCGGAGACGACGGTGTTGGCGGCCGTGCTGCAGCACATCAGCGTGCTGGTGCCCTGCTTCCTGACCTTCCCCAAGCAGTGCCGCATGCTGCTC
This region of Macaca fascicularis isolate 582-1 chromosome 1, T2T-MFA8v1.1 genomic DNA includes:
- the KLHL17 gene encoding kelch-like protein 17 isoform X2; translated protein: MQPRSERPAGRTQSPEHGSPGPGPEAPPPPPPPQPPAPEAERTRPRQARPAAPMEGAVQLLSREGHSVAHNSKRHYHDAFVAMSRMRQRGLLCDIVLHVAAKEIRAHKVVLASCSPYFHAMFTNEMSESRQTHVTLHDIDPQALDQLVQFAYTAEIVVGEGNVQTLLPAASLLQLNGVRDACCKFLLSQLDPSNCLGIRSFADAHSCSDLLKAAHRYVLQHFVDVAKTEEFMLLPLKQVLELVSSDSLNVPSEEEVYRAVLSWVKHDVDTRRQHVPRLMKCVRLPLLSRDFLLGHVDAESLVRHHPDCKDLLIEALKFHLLPEQRGVLGTSRTRPRRCEGAGPVLFAVGGGSLFAIHGDCEAYDTRTDRWHVVASMSTRRARVGVAAVGNRLYAVGGYDGTSDLATVESYDPVTNTWQPEVSMGTRRSCLGVAALHGLLYSAGGYDGASCLNSAERYDPLTGTWTSVAAMSTRRRYVRVATLDGNLYAVGGYDSSSHLATVEKYEPQVNAWSSVASMLSRRSSAGVAVLEGALYVAGGNDGTSCLNSVERYSPKAGAWESVAPMNIRRSTHDLVAMDGWLYAVGGNDGSSSLNSIEKYNPRTNKWVAASCMFTRRSSVGVAVLELLNFPPPSSPTLSVSSTSL
- the KLHL17 gene encoding kelch-like protein 17 isoform X1 produces the protein MQPRSERPAGRTQSPEHGSPGPGPEAPPPPPPPQPPAPEAERTRPRQARPAAPMEGAVQLLSREGHSVAHNSKRHYHDAFVAMSRMRQRGLLCDIVLHVAAKEIRAHKVVLASCSPYFHAMFTNEMSESRQTHVTLHDIDPQALDQLVQFAYTAEIVVGEGNVQTLLPAASLLQLNGVRDACCKFLLSQLDPSNCLGIRSFADAHSCSDLLKAAHRYVLQHFVDVAKTEEFMLLPLKQASSGLPGPTGPSPDLRSEDLHPQVLELVSSDSLNVPSEEEVYRAVLSWVKHDVDTRRQHVPRLMKCVRLPLLSRDFLLGHVDAESLVRHHPDCKDLLIEALKFHLLPEQRGVLGTSRTRPRRCEGAGPVLFAVGGGSLFAIHGDCEAYDTRTDRWHVVASMSTRRARVGVAAVGNRLYAVGGYDGTSDLATVESYDPVTNTWQPEVSMGTRRSCLGVAALHGLLYSAGGYDGASCLNSAERYDPLTGTWTSVAAMSTRRRYVRVATLDGNLYAVGGYDSSSHLATVEKYEPQVNAWSSVASMLSRRSSAGVAVLEGALYVAGGNDGTSCLNSVERYSPKAGAWESVAPMNIRRSTHDLVAMDGWLYAVGGNDGSSSLNSIEKYNPRTNKWVAASCMFTRRSSVGVAVLELLNFPPPSSPTLSVSSTSL